A window of Nocardia arthritidis genomic DNA:
CCCGAGCGACATCCACACCGAGGCGATCTCGCTGGCCGACAACGCCTCGGTCATCGATGTCGGTGCGGGGCTGGCCGGGCACATGCGCACCGAGACCGGTGTGCCGATCAAGGTCCAGACCCTGGTCGTGTCCGCGCAACCCACCGACGCCGACCGAGTGACGCTGGTAGCCACGACGCGGCTGTTACGCTCCGACCGCGACGGCCCGAACGCAATGGTCACCGCGCGTGCCGAAGCCGTCACCCTCTCGCGCACGACCTCCGAGCCAGTCGACCCGGTCGGGCAGATCAAGCTGGAAGTCGACAAACCGGCAGATCGTGTGTCGCGCAGCGGGTTTCAGTATCACTTCCCGTTCGACACACAGAAGCAGAGCTACCTGTATTTCGATACCACTGCACGGCGAGACATTCCGATCGACTACGTCGACGACGACCGGCACGAGGGTGGTCTGCGGCTGTTACATTTCCGTCAGAGCATCGGCCCGATCAACCTCTATCCCGAGCAGCCGGATATGCAGATGACCCTGCCCGCGTCCTGGTGGGGCCTGCCAGGTGAGCAACAGACCCGATTTGACTTGCACTACAGCAACACTCGCGATATCTGGGTGGAGCCGACGTCCGGGGCGATCGTCGAACAACGTGAGCATGTCCGGCGCTTCTTGGCGCGCACCGTCGATGACCCGCTGGCCGTCACCACCTTGGAAATCCGGACCCGTTTCGACGAGCAATCGCTCGCCGAGGCCGTGCACACCGCCCGCCAGGCCCGCATGCTGATCCGGTGGGGCAACCTGTATGCACCGATTCTGCTGGCAGCCGCGGGGATCGCCATGGTGGCCGCAGGGCTACTGATCCGCTGGCGCGCCACCGAGGTCGACGACCGAGACATCACCGGGGTAGACGATCATCACCCCGATGGTCGGAAACATGTTCCGGTCCAAGACATCTCCGTGGAACACCGCTTGTAGCCAACCGCCACCGCCGCGGCGAACCATCCCCTCACCGGTGACCGGACCCCGCTTCGACTGCTCCAGCCAGCCCGGAATCTTCATCAAAGTAGCCGGATGGATTCCAGGTGTCTGCCCCGTCGAGACACCGTGCCCGAGGGTGGGGACGTAGGAAGTCAACCATTTGATAATCGTTGGCGCGTAAGGGTATGTGTAGTCGCCGACTGCCGCAAAGACACCCGGTGAACCCTCCTCCCCGCGGTCGCGCAAATGCAGCAGTTTGTCGACCAACGCCATTTCGATCAGATCGACATGCATATCGATCGGATCGGCGTCGCCGGTCACATCACGAGCGATGCCACGCACCCGTGGACCCGCGTCGGTTTGCACGCATCGCTGCGACCAGTGCAGCTGGCGATACTCGCCGGTGCTGGTGCGCACGACGACCCGCCCGGAGCCGGTGTCGCCCACTTTGACAGTTTTCAACCCCTGCCACAGATGGAGGACATCTCGCAGCCGCACAACCGGGCGGAAAAAATCGACAGGCCCGTAAGGCCCGTGCACCGACCGATCCCGGGCTTGTGCATCGGTGCCGGTGAGGTCCAG
This region includes:
- a CDS encoding DUF3068 domain-containing protein translates to MAIHLGCMGSAASQIAENPRNALVGSYCRTMAAGRQVRWWLGLGLIGIGAAALVVAALLPTYLMPRLTRIPSDIHTEAISLADNASVIDVGAGLAGHMRTETGVPIKVQTLVVSAQPTDADRVTLVATTRLLRSDRDGPNAMVTARAEAVTLSRTTSEPVDPVGQIKLEVDKPADRVSRSGFQYHFPFDTQKQSYLYFDTTARRDIPIDYVDDDRHEGGLRLLHFRQSIGPINLYPEQPDMQMTLPASWWGLPGEQQTRFDLHYSNTRDIWVEPTSGAIVEQREHVRRFLARTVDDPLAVTTLEIRTRFDEQSLAEAVHTARQARMLIRWGNLYAPILLAAAGIAMVAAGLLIRWRATEVDDRDITGVDDHHPDGRKHVPVQDISVEHRL